A section of the Salmo salar chromosome ssa05, Ssal_v3.1, whole genome shotgun sequence genome encodes:
- the epn1 gene encoding epsin 1 isoform X3, giving the protein MLRMVVSLDQIINTTRILLPLELLATGFNVISSVCTIGYFSYLARFSVEPDSQTVAMSTSSLRRQVKNIVHNFSEAEIKVREATSNDPWGPSSSLMSEIADLTYNVVAFSEIMSMVWKRLNDHGKNWRHVYKAMTLMEYLIKTGSERVAQQCRENIYAVQTLKDFQFIDRDGKDQGVNVREKAKQLVTLLKDEERLREERIHALKTKEKMAQTTSASSAPSAPGLGGGALSQGSHSGGADPEQAWPQSSGEEDLQLQLALAMSKEEAEQTTVAPLEDAELRYALTLSKEVQEQSALMELSAVDPWGAPAAASGGSAGPSPPPTVPLPAPSASGPWGLAPAEPWGASSPASPPSVDPWASGGTAPPTIAPPPDPWGETASSRVNSVDPWGPSAVTPPSVDPWGPSVPLSTTSSFGGPIDPWAGDGVDPITSDPWSDSAKHTNGTGHPELRGQLTGDSAGSPVPFDLTSLCSSLPVRKTPESFLGPNASLVDLDSLVSSKPKPKQPPPPSISSSTHNPFLQTTASSSAPGMAVTPGSTISSRGVSPTPPPTSNPFGAAAPMSSISPQPSTLGLSGLRTSPVPPNPMAYPGMGLGSMGMGAPGLGMGMMQSPMGMSPYGGLSPMGPPGSSHFMGPGGALPPQLNFGGSTGAAGVMGAGGSVGGAGVTGASTNPFLL; this is encoded by the exons ATTTTCTGTGGAACCCGACAGCCAGACGGTTGCCATGTCGACCTCATCGCTACGGCGACAAGTGAAGAACATTGTCCACAACTTCTCAGAGGCCGAGATCAAG GTGCGGGAAGCAACGTCCAATGACCCATGGGGCCCCAGCAGCTCTCTGATGTCAGAGATAGCAGACCTGACCTACAACGTAGTGGCCTTCTCTGAGATCATGAGCATGGTGTGGAAACGACTCAACGACCACGGCAAGAACTGGAGACACGTCTACAAG GCTATGACTCTCATGGAGTACCTCATAAAGACGGGTTCAGAGCGCGTTGCTCAGCAGTGCAGAGAGAACATCTACGCTGTCCAGACTCTCAAGGACTTCCAGTTCATCGACAGAGACGGCAAGGACCAG GGGGTGAATGTGCGGGAGAAGGCCAAACAGCTGGTAACACTGCTGAAGGACGAGGAGAGACTACGAGAGGAGAGGATCCATGCACTCAAGACCAAAGAGAAGATGGCACAGACCACCAGTG CCTCTTCGGCCCCCTCAGCTCCAGGTCTGGGGGGTGGAGCGCTGTCTCAGGGCTCTCACTCTGGAGGGGCGGACCCAGAGCAGGCGTGGCCACAGAGCTCCGGTGAGGAGGACCTGCAGCTGCAGCTGGCCCTGGCCATGAGCAAGGAGGAGGCAGAACAG ACTACTGTGGCCCCTCTGGAGGACGCAGAGCTCCGCTATGCACTCACACTCAGCAAGGAAGTACAAGAACAG AGTGCGTTAATGGAGTTGAGTGCTGTGGACCCCTGGGGGGCTCCTGCTGCTGCCTCTGGGGGCTCTGCCGGCCCCTCaccccctcccacagtccccctcCCAGCCCCCTCTGCCTCTGGCCCCTGGGGCCTGGCCCCTGCAGAGCCTTGGGGCGCCTCATCGCCCGCCTCACCCCCCAGCGTAGACCCATGGGCTAGTGGAGGGACGGCCCCTCCAACGATAGCCCCCCCGCCAGACCCCTGGGGAGAGACGGCCTCCTCAAGAGTCAACTCTGTTGACCCCTGGGGACCCTCAG CTGTGACCCCCCCCAGTGTCGACCCCTGGGGCCCCTCTGTGCccctctccaccacctcctcttttGGGGGGCCAATAGACCCCTGGGCTGGGGACGGGGTTGACCCCATCACCTCTGACCCATGGAGTGACTCCGCCAAACACACTAATGGCACAg GACACCCAGAACTGCGAGGTCAGTTAACGGGTGACAGTGCGGGTTCTCCGGTGCCCTTTGACCTCACATCTCTGTGCTCTTCACTTCCTGTCCGTAAGACCCCCGAGTCGTTCCTGGGGCCCAACGCATCGCTGGTGGACCTGGACTCCCTGGTGTCTTCTAAACCCAAACCTAAACAACCTCCTCCTCCATCAATCTCCTCTTCAACACACAACCCCTTCCTCCAGACCACAG cctcgTCTTCAGCCCCTGGCATGGCAGTCACCCCGGGCAGCACAATCTCTAGCAGGGGGGTTTCCCCAACGCCACCCCCCACCTCCAACCCGTTTGGCGCGGCCGCTCCCATGTCCTCCATCTCCCCACAGCCCTCCACACTGGGCCTCAGCGGCCTCCGCACCAGCCCTGTACCACCCAACCCCATGGCATACCCTGGCATGGGCTTGGGGTCTATGGGTATGGGAGCACCAGGCCTGGGGATGGGCATGatgcagagccctatgggaatgtCCCCCTACGGCGGGCTCTCGCCCATGGGTCCTCCTGGGTCCTCTCACTTCATGGGGCCCGGAGGGGCCCTGCCCCCACAGCTGAATTTTGGGGGGTCTACGGGGGCAGCTGGAGTGATGGGAGCCGGGGGATCAGTGGGAGGGGCTGGAGTGACGGGCGCCAGCACCAATCCCTTTCTTCTTTGA
- the LOC106605821 gene encoding isochorismatase domain-containing protein 2 gives MAGIGRLSTKGSVLLLCDMQEKFRPNIFQFTNIVSNAARLLQAARVLGIPPIVTEQYPKGLGPTVPELGAGDLTAHAKTKFTMMIEPVEKELKALGDPKIAILCGIETQACIACTTFDLLEKGMEVHIVADAVSSRSQTDRLFALSRLRQSGAFLTTTEAVLLQLVQDAKHPNFREIQKLLVKPSPDTALLAFFSSL, from the exons A TGGCAGGGATTGGCAGACTGTCAACAAAAGGCTCAGTACTCTTACTGTGTGACATGCAGGAGAAGTTCAGACCCAACATCTTCCAGTTCACCAACATCGTAAGCAACGCAGCCAGActgctacag GCAGCCCGTGTTCTGGGCATCCCCCCCATAGTGACAGAGCAGTACCCTAAAGGCCTGGGTCCCACGGTGCCTGAGCTGGGGGCTGGAGACTTGACAGCCCACGCCAAGACCAAGTTCACCATGATGATAGAGCCAGTGGAGAAGGAGCTCAAAGCCCTTGGAGACCCCAAGATAGCCATCCTCTGTGGGATAGAGACACAGGCCTGCATCGCG TGCACGACCTTTGACCTGCTGGAGaagggtatggaggtccatatcgTGGCTGATGCCGTCTCGTCCAGAAG TCAGACAGACCGGTTGTTTGCCCTGTCCCGGTTGAGGCAGAGTGGAGCCTTCCTGACCACCACAGAGGCCGTCCTACTACAGCTAGTGCAAGATGCCAAACACCCCAACTTTAGAGAG ATCCAGAAGCTGTTGGTCAAGCCGTCCCCCGACACAGCCCTGCTAGCCTTCTTCAGCTCTCTGTAG
- the epn1 gene encoding epsin 1 isoform X4 translates to MSTSSLRRQVKNIVHNFSEAEIKVREATSNDPWGPSSSLMSEIADLTYNVVAFSEIMSMVWKRLNDHGKNWRHVYKAMTLMEYLIKTGSERVAQQCRENIYAVQTLKDFQFIDRDGKDQGVNVREKAKQLVTLLKDEERLREERIHALKTKEKMAQTTSASSAPSAPGLGGGALSQGSHSGGADPEQAWPQSSGEEDLQLQLALAMSKEEAEQTTVAPLEDAELRYALTLSKEVQEQEERLRRGDDLRLQMAIEESRMEKAKPEESALMELSAVDPWGAPAAASGGSAGPSPPPTVPLPAPSASGPWGLAPAEPWGASSPASPPSVDPWASGGTAPPTIAPPPDPWGETASSRVNSVDPWGPSAVTPPSVDPWGPSVPLSTTSSFGGPIDPWAGDGVDPITSDPWSDSAKHTNGTGHPELRGQLTGDSAGSPVPFDLTSLCSSLPVRKTPESFLGPNASLVDLDSLVSSKPKPKQPPPPSISSSTHNPFLQTTASSSAPGMAVTPGSTISSRGVSPTPPPTSNPFGAAAPMSSISPQPSTLGLSGLRTSPVPPNPMAYPGMGLGSMGMGAPGLGMGMMQSPMGMSPYGGLSPMGPPGSSHFMGPGGALPPQLNFGGSTGAAGVMGAGGSVGGAGVTGASTNPFLL, encoded by the exons ATGTCGACCTCATCGCTACGGCGACAAGTGAAGAACATTGTCCACAACTTCTCAGAGGCCGAGATCAAG GTGCGGGAAGCAACGTCCAATGACCCATGGGGCCCCAGCAGCTCTCTGATGTCAGAGATAGCAGACCTGACCTACAACGTAGTGGCCTTCTCTGAGATCATGAGCATGGTGTGGAAACGACTCAACGACCACGGCAAGAACTGGAGACACGTCTACAAG GCTATGACTCTCATGGAGTACCTCATAAAGACGGGTTCAGAGCGCGTTGCTCAGCAGTGCAGAGAGAACATCTACGCTGTCCAGACTCTCAAGGACTTCCAGTTCATCGACAGAGACGGCAAGGACCAG GGGGTGAATGTGCGGGAGAAGGCCAAACAGCTGGTAACACTGCTGAAGGACGAGGAGAGACTACGAGAGGAGAGGATCCATGCACTCAAGACCAAAGAGAAGATGGCACAGACCACCAGTG CCTCTTCGGCCCCCTCAGCTCCAGGTCTGGGGGGTGGAGCGCTGTCTCAGGGCTCTCACTCTGGAGGGGCGGACCCAGAGCAGGCGTGGCCACAGAGCTCCGGTGAGGAGGACCTGCAGCTGCAGCTGGCCCTGGCCATGAGCAAGGAGGAGGCAGAACAG ACTACTGTGGCCCCTCTGGAGGACGCAGAGCTCCGCTATGCACTCACACTCAGCAAGGAAGTACAAGAACAG GAGGAGAGGCTGCGCAGGGGGGACGACCTGAGACTGCAGATGGCCATCGAGGAGAGCAGGATGGAGAAGGCCAAGCCAGAGGAG AGTGCGTTAATGGAGTTGAGTGCTGTGGACCCCTGGGGGGCTCCTGCTGCTGCCTCTGGGGGCTCTGCCGGCCCCTCaccccctcccacagtccccctcCCAGCCCCCTCTGCCTCTGGCCCCTGGGGCCTGGCCCCTGCAGAGCCTTGGGGCGCCTCATCGCCCGCCTCACCCCCCAGCGTAGACCCATGGGCTAGTGGAGGGACGGCCCCTCCAACGATAGCCCCCCCGCCAGACCCCTGGGGAGAGACGGCCTCCTCAAGAGTCAACTCTGTTGACCCCTGGGGACCCTCAG CTGTGACCCCCCCCAGTGTCGACCCCTGGGGCCCCTCTGTGCccctctccaccacctcctcttttGGGGGGCCAATAGACCCCTGGGCTGGGGACGGGGTTGACCCCATCACCTCTGACCCATGGAGTGACTCCGCCAAACACACTAATGGCACAg GACACCCAGAACTGCGAGGTCAGTTAACGGGTGACAGTGCGGGTTCTCCGGTGCCCTTTGACCTCACATCTCTGTGCTCTTCACTTCCTGTCCGTAAGACCCCCGAGTCGTTCCTGGGGCCCAACGCATCGCTGGTGGACCTGGACTCCCTGGTGTCTTCTAAACCCAAACCTAAACAACCTCCTCCTCCATCAATCTCCTCTTCAACACACAACCCCTTCCTCCAGACCACAG cctcgTCTTCAGCCCCTGGCATGGCAGTCACCCCGGGCAGCACAATCTCTAGCAGGGGGGTTTCCCCAACGCCACCCCCCACCTCCAACCCGTTTGGCGCGGCCGCTCCCATGTCCTCCATCTCCCCACAGCCCTCCACACTGGGCCTCAGCGGCCTCCGCACCAGCCCTGTACCACCCAACCCCATGGCATACCCTGGCATGGGCTTGGGGTCTATGGGTATGGGAGCACCAGGCCTGGGGATGGGCATGatgcagagccctatgggaatgtCCCCCTACGGCGGGCTCTCGCCCATGGGTCCTCCTGGGTCCTCTCACTTCATGGGGCCCGGAGGGGCCCTGCCCCCACAGCTGAATTTTGGGGGGTCTACGGGGGCAGCTGGAGTGATGGGAGCCGGGGGATCAGTGGGAGGGGCTGGAGTGACGGGCGCCAGCACCAATCCCTTTCTTCTTTGA
- the epn1 gene encoding epsin 1 isoform X2 has protein sequence MLRMVVSLDQIINTTRILLPLELLATGFNVISSVCTIGYFSYLARFSVEPDSQTVAMSTSSLRRQVKNIVHNFSEAEIKVREATSNDPWGPSSSLMSEIADLTYNVVAFSEIMSMVWKRLNDHGKNWRHVYKAMTLMEYLIKTGSERVAQQCRENIYAVQTLKDFQFIDRDGKDQGVNVREKAKQLVTLLKDEERLREERIHALKTKEKMAQTTSASSAPSAPGLGGGALSQGSHSGGADPEQAWPQSSGEEDLQLQLALAMSKEEAEQEERLRRGDDLRLQMAIEESRMEKAKPEESALMELSAVDPWGAPAAASGGSAGPSPPPTVPLPAPSASGPWGLAPAEPWGASSPASPPSVDPWASGGTAPPTIAPPPDPWGETASSRVNSVDPWGPSAVTPPSVDPWGPSVPLSTTSSFGGPIDPWAGDGVDPITSDPWSDSAKHTNGTGHPELRGQLTGDSAGSPVPFDLTSLCSSLPVRKTPESFLGPNASLVDLDSLVSSKPKPKQPPPPSISSSTHNPFLQTTASSSAPGMAVTPGSTISSRGVSPTPPPTSNPFGAAAPMSSISPQPSTLGLSGLRTSPVPPNPMAYPGMGLGSMGMGAPGLGMGMMQSPMGMSPYGGLSPMGPPGSSHFMGPGGALPPQLNFGGSTGAAGVMGAGGSVGGAGVTGASTNPFLL, from the exons ATTTTCTGTGGAACCCGACAGCCAGACGGTTGCCATGTCGACCTCATCGCTACGGCGACAAGTGAAGAACATTGTCCACAACTTCTCAGAGGCCGAGATCAAG GTGCGGGAAGCAACGTCCAATGACCCATGGGGCCCCAGCAGCTCTCTGATGTCAGAGATAGCAGACCTGACCTACAACGTAGTGGCCTTCTCTGAGATCATGAGCATGGTGTGGAAACGACTCAACGACCACGGCAAGAACTGGAGACACGTCTACAAG GCTATGACTCTCATGGAGTACCTCATAAAGACGGGTTCAGAGCGCGTTGCTCAGCAGTGCAGAGAGAACATCTACGCTGTCCAGACTCTCAAGGACTTCCAGTTCATCGACAGAGACGGCAAGGACCAG GGGGTGAATGTGCGGGAGAAGGCCAAACAGCTGGTAACACTGCTGAAGGACGAGGAGAGACTACGAGAGGAGAGGATCCATGCACTCAAGACCAAAGAGAAGATGGCACAGACCACCAGTG CCTCTTCGGCCCCCTCAGCTCCAGGTCTGGGGGGTGGAGCGCTGTCTCAGGGCTCTCACTCTGGAGGGGCGGACCCAGAGCAGGCGTGGCCACAGAGCTCCGGTGAGGAGGACCTGCAGCTGCAGCTGGCCCTGGCCATGAGCAAGGAGGAGGCAGAACAG GAGGAGAGGCTGCGCAGGGGGGACGACCTGAGACTGCAGATGGCCATCGAGGAGAGCAGGATGGAGAAGGCCAAGCCAGAGGAG AGTGCGTTAATGGAGTTGAGTGCTGTGGACCCCTGGGGGGCTCCTGCTGCTGCCTCTGGGGGCTCTGCCGGCCCCTCaccccctcccacagtccccctcCCAGCCCCCTCTGCCTCTGGCCCCTGGGGCCTGGCCCCTGCAGAGCCTTGGGGCGCCTCATCGCCCGCCTCACCCCCCAGCGTAGACCCATGGGCTAGTGGAGGGACGGCCCCTCCAACGATAGCCCCCCCGCCAGACCCCTGGGGAGAGACGGCCTCCTCAAGAGTCAACTCTGTTGACCCCTGGGGACCCTCAG CTGTGACCCCCCCCAGTGTCGACCCCTGGGGCCCCTCTGTGCccctctccaccacctcctcttttGGGGGGCCAATAGACCCCTGGGCTGGGGACGGGGTTGACCCCATCACCTCTGACCCATGGAGTGACTCCGCCAAACACACTAATGGCACAg GACACCCAGAACTGCGAGGTCAGTTAACGGGTGACAGTGCGGGTTCTCCGGTGCCCTTTGACCTCACATCTCTGTGCTCTTCACTTCCTGTCCGTAAGACCCCCGAGTCGTTCCTGGGGCCCAACGCATCGCTGGTGGACCTGGACTCCCTGGTGTCTTCTAAACCCAAACCTAAACAACCTCCTCCTCCATCAATCTCCTCTTCAACACACAACCCCTTCCTCCAGACCACAG cctcgTCTTCAGCCCCTGGCATGGCAGTCACCCCGGGCAGCACAATCTCTAGCAGGGGGGTTTCCCCAACGCCACCCCCCACCTCCAACCCGTTTGGCGCGGCCGCTCCCATGTCCTCCATCTCCCCACAGCCCTCCACACTGGGCCTCAGCGGCCTCCGCACCAGCCCTGTACCACCCAACCCCATGGCATACCCTGGCATGGGCTTGGGGTCTATGGGTATGGGAGCACCAGGCCTGGGGATGGGCATGatgcagagccctatgggaatgtCCCCCTACGGCGGGCTCTCGCCCATGGGTCCTCCTGGGTCCTCTCACTTCATGGGGCCCGGAGGGGCCCTGCCCCCACAGCTGAATTTTGGGGGGTCTACGGGGGCAGCTGGAGTGATGGGAGCCGGGGGATCAGTGGGAGGGGCTGGAGTGACGGGCGCCAGCACCAATCCCTTTCTTCTTTGA
- the epn1 gene encoding epsin 1 isoform X1: MLRMVVSLDQIINTTRILLPLELLATGFNVISSVCTIGYFSYLARFSVEPDSQTVAMSTSSLRRQVKNIVHNFSEAEIKVREATSNDPWGPSSSLMSEIADLTYNVVAFSEIMSMVWKRLNDHGKNWRHVYKAMTLMEYLIKTGSERVAQQCRENIYAVQTLKDFQFIDRDGKDQGVNVREKAKQLVTLLKDEERLREERIHALKTKEKMAQTTSASSAPSAPGLGGGALSQGSHSGGADPEQAWPQSSGEEDLQLQLALAMSKEEAEQTTVAPLEDAELRYALTLSKEVQEQEERLRRGDDLRLQMAIEESRMEKAKPEESALMELSAVDPWGAPAAASGGSAGPSPPPTVPLPAPSASGPWGLAPAEPWGASSPASPPSVDPWASGGTAPPTIAPPPDPWGETASSRVNSVDPWGPSAVTPPSVDPWGPSVPLSTTSSFGGPIDPWAGDGVDPITSDPWSDSAKHTNGTGHPELRGQLTGDSAGSPVPFDLTSLCSSLPVRKTPESFLGPNASLVDLDSLVSSKPKPKQPPPPSISSSTHNPFLQTTASSSAPGMAVTPGSTISSRGVSPTPPPTSNPFGAAAPMSSISPQPSTLGLSGLRTSPVPPNPMAYPGMGLGSMGMGAPGLGMGMMQSPMGMSPYGGLSPMGPPGSSHFMGPGGALPPQLNFGGSTGAAGVMGAGGSVGGAGVTGASTNPFLL; the protein is encoded by the exons ATTTTCTGTGGAACCCGACAGCCAGACGGTTGCCATGTCGACCTCATCGCTACGGCGACAAGTGAAGAACATTGTCCACAACTTCTCAGAGGCCGAGATCAAG GTGCGGGAAGCAACGTCCAATGACCCATGGGGCCCCAGCAGCTCTCTGATGTCAGAGATAGCAGACCTGACCTACAACGTAGTGGCCTTCTCTGAGATCATGAGCATGGTGTGGAAACGACTCAACGACCACGGCAAGAACTGGAGACACGTCTACAAG GCTATGACTCTCATGGAGTACCTCATAAAGACGGGTTCAGAGCGCGTTGCTCAGCAGTGCAGAGAGAACATCTACGCTGTCCAGACTCTCAAGGACTTCCAGTTCATCGACAGAGACGGCAAGGACCAG GGGGTGAATGTGCGGGAGAAGGCCAAACAGCTGGTAACACTGCTGAAGGACGAGGAGAGACTACGAGAGGAGAGGATCCATGCACTCAAGACCAAAGAGAAGATGGCACAGACCACCAGTG CCTCTTCGGCCCCCTCAGCTCCAGGTCTGGGGGGTGGAGCGCTGTCTCAGGGCTCTCACTCTGGAGGGGCGGACCCAGAGCAGGCGTGGCCACAGAGCTCCGGTGAGGAGGACCTGCAGCTGCAGCTGGCCCTGGCCATGAGCAAGGAGGAGGCAGAACAG ACTACTGTGGCCCCTCTGGAGGACGCAGAGCTCCGCTATGCACTCACACTCAGCAAGGAAGTACAAGAACAG GAGGAGAGGCTGCGCAGGGGGGACGACCTGAGACTGCAGATGGCCATCGAGGAGAGCAGGATGGAGAAGGCCAAGCCAGAGGAG AGTGCGTTAATGGAGTTGAGTGCTGTGGACCCCTGGGGGGCTCCTGCTGCTGCCTCTGGGGGCTCTGCCGGCCCCTCaccccctcccacagtccccctcCCAGCCCCCTCTGCCTCTGGCCCCTGGGGCCTGGCCCCTGCAGAGCCTTGGGGCGCCTCATCGCCCGCCTCACCCCCCAGCGTAGACCCATGGGCTAGTGGAGGGACGGCCCCTCCAACGATAGCCCCCCCGCCAGACCCCTGGGGAGAGACGGCCTCCTCAAGAGTCAACTCTGTTGACCCCTGGGGACCCTCAG CTGTGACCCCCCCCAGTGTCGACCCCTGGGGCCCCTCTGTGCccctctccaccacctcctcttttGGGGGGCCAATAGACCCCTGGGCTGGGGACGGGGTTGACCCCATCACCTCTGACCCATGGAGTGACTCCGCCAAACACACTAATGGCACAg GACACCCAGAACTGCGAGGTCAGTTAACGGGTGACAGTGCGGGTTCTCCGGTGCCCTTTGACCTCACATCTCTGTGCTCTTCACTTCCTGTCCGTAAGACCCCCGAGTCGTTCCTGGGGCCCAACGCATCGCTGGTGGACCTGGACTCCCTGGTGTCTTCTAAACCCAAACCTAAACAACCTCCTCCTCCATCAATCTCCTCTTCAACACACAACCCCTTCCTCCAGACCACAG cctcgTCTTCAGCCCCTGGCATGGCAGTCACCCCGGGCAGCACAATCTCTAGCAGGGGGGTTTCCCCAACGCCACCCCCCACCTCCAACCCGTTTGGCGCGGCCGCTCCCATGTCCTCCATCTCCCCACAGCCCTCCACACTGGGCCTCAGCGGCCTCCGCACCAGCCCTGTACCACCCAACCCCATGGCATACCCTGGCATGGGCTTGGGGTCTATGGGTATGGGAGCACCAGGCCTGGGGATGGGCATGatgcagagccctatgggaatgtCCCCCTACGGCGGGCTCTCGCCCATGGGTCCTCCTGGGTCCTCTCACTTCATGGGGCCCGGAGGGGCCCTGCCCCCACAGCTGAATTTTGGGGGGTCTACGGGGGCAGCTGGAGTGATGGGAGCCGGGGGATCAGTGGGAGGGGCTGGAGTGACGGGCGCCAGCACCAATCCCTTTCTTCTTTGA
- the epn1 gene encoding epsin 1, translated as MSTSSLRRQVKNIVHNFSEAEIKVREATSNDPWGPSSSLMSEIADLTYNVVAFSEIMSMVWKRLNDHGKNWRHVYKAMTLMEYLIKTGSERVAQQCRENIYAVQTLKDFQFIDRDGKDQGVNVREKAKQLVTLLKDEERLREERIHALKTKEKMAQTTSASSAPSAPGLGGGALSQGSHSGGADPEQAWPQSSGEEDLQLQLALAMSKEEAEQEERLRRGDDLRLQMAIEESRMEKAKPEESALMELSAVDPWGAPAAASGGSAGPSPPPTVPLPAPSASGPWGLAPAEPWGASSPASPPSVDPWASGGTAPPTIAPPPDPWGETASSRVNSVDPWGPSAVTPPSVDPWGPSVPLSTTSSFGGPIDPWAGDGVDPITSDPWSDSAKHTNGTGHPELRGQLTGDSAGSPVPFDLTSLCSSLPVRKTPESFLGPNASLVDLDSLVSSKPKPKQPPPPSISSSTHNPFLQTTASSSAPGMAVTPGSTISSRGVSPTPPPTSNPFGAAAPMSSISPQPSTLGLSGLRTSPVPPNPMAYPGMGLGSMGMGAPGLGMGMMQSPMGMSPYGGLSPMGPPGSSHFMGPGGALPPQLNFGGSTGAAGVMGAGGSVGGAGVTGASTNPFLL; from the exons ATGTCGACCTCATCGCTACGGCGACAAGTGAAGAACATTGTCCACAACTTCTCAGAGGCCGAGATCAAG GTGCGGGAAGCAACGTCCAATGACCCATGGGGCCCCAGCAGCTCTCTGATGTCAGAGATAGCAGACCTGACCTACAACGTAGTGGCCTTCTCTGAGATCATGAGCATGGTGTGGAAACGACTCAACGACCACGGCAAGAACTGGAGACACGTCTACAAG GCTATGACTCTCATGGAGTACCTCATAAAGACGGGTTCAGAGCGCGTTGCTCAGCAGTGCAGAGAGAACATCTACGCTGTCCAGACTCTCAAGGACTTCCAGTTCATCGACAGAGACGGCAAGGACCAG GGGGTGAATGTGCGGGAGAAGGCCAAACAGCTGGTAACACTGCTGAAGGACGAGGAGAGACTACGAGAGGAGAGGATCCATGCACTCAAGACCAAAGAGAAGATGGCACAGACCACCAGTG CCTCTTCGGCCCCCTCAGCTCCAGGTCTGGGGGGTGGAGCGCTGTCTCAGGGCTCTCACTCTGGAGGGGCGGACCCAGAGCAGGCGTGGCCACAGAGCTCCGGTGAGGAGGACCTGCAGCTGCAGCTGGCCCTGGCCATGAGCAAGGAGGAGGCAGAACAG GAGGAGAGGCTGCGCAGGGGGGACGACCTGAGACTGCAGATGGCCATCGAGGAGAGCAGGATGGAGAAGGCCAAGCCAGAGGAG AGTGCGTTAATGGAGTTGAGTGCTGTGGACCCCTGGGGGGCTCCTGCTGCTGCCTCTGGGGGCTCTGCCGGCCCCTCaccccctcccacagtccccctcCCAGCCCCCTCTGCCTCTGGCCCCTGGGGCCTGGCCCCTGCAGAGCCTTGGGGCGCCTCATCGCCCGCCTCACCCCCCAGCGTAGACCCATGGGCTAGTGGAGGGACGGCCCCTCCAACGATAGCCCCCCCGCCAGACCCCTGGGGAGAGACGGCCTCCTCAAGAGTCAACTCTGTTGACCCCTGGGGACCCTCAG CTGTGACCCCCCCCAGTGTCGACCCCTGGGGCCCCTCTGTGCccctctccaccacctcctcttttGGGGGGCCAATAGACCCCTGGGCTGGGGACGGGGTTGACCCCATCACCTCTGACCCATGGAGTGACTCCGCCAAACACACTAATGGCACAg GACACCCAGAACTGCGAGGTCAGTTAACGGGTGACAGTGCGGGTTCTCCGGTGCCCTTTGACCTCACATCTCTGTGCTCTTCACTTCCTGTCCGTAAGACCCCCGAGTCGTTCCTGGGGCCCAACGCATCGCTGGTGGACCTGGACTCCCTGGTGTCTTCTAAACCCAAACCTAAACAACCTCCTCCTCCATCAATCTCCTCTTCAACACACAACCCCTTCCTCCAGACCACAG cctcgTCTTCAGCCCCTGGCATGGCAGTCACCCCGGGCAGCACAATCTCTAGCAGGGGGGTTTCCCCAACGCCACCCCCCACCTCCAACCCGTTTGGCGCGGCCGCTCCCATGTCCTCCATCTCCCCACAGCCCTCCACACTGGGCCTCAGCGGCCTCCGCACCAGCCCTGTACCACCCAACCCCATGGCATACCCTGGCATGGGCTTGGGGTCTATGGGTATGGGAGCACCAGGCCTGGGGATGGGCATGatgcagagccctatgggaatgtCCCCCTACGGCGGGCTCTCGCCCATGGGTCCTCCTGGGTCCTCTCACTTCATGGGGCCCGGAGGGGCCCTGCCCCCACAGCTGAATTTTGGGGGGTCTACGGGGGCAGCTGGAGTGATGGGAGCCGGGGGATCAGTGGGAGGGGCTGGAGTGACGGGCGCCAGCACCAATCCCTTTCTTCTTTGA